CAGCTGGCCCGCCGGGCGAGCAAGACGTCTCGAAGCAACCCGGAAGCCAGGGCGTTCCTGCGCAATCTGGCCGCCGGCACCGATGAGCAACATCCCGACGCCCAGGGCCGCATCACCCTGTCGTCCGACCACCGTCGCTACGCGAACCTCTCCAAGGACTGCGTGGTGATCGGTGCGGTCGACTACCTGGAAATCTGGGATGCCCAGGCCTGGCAGGACTACCAGCAAACGCACGAAGAGAACTTCTCCGCGGCCAGCGATGAAGCACTCGGCGACATCATCTGAGGCGCATGCCCGTGCATCGTGGCCTCTGCCCGAACCGACCCTGGCGTACTTCCCCAACGCCTGGTTCGTAACTTCGGACAGGGACCTCGGTGCAGGGGCGCGTCTTTGTAAGGCCGTCCCTCCTTCTGACGAGTTTCTCCAGACCCGGGGAGGTGTTGCGTTGGCTGACAAGGACTTCGGGCATGTGCCCGTGCTGCTGGAGCGCTGTGTTGAACTGCTGACCCCGGCGTTGACCCGCCAGCACTCCGACGGATCCGGCGCGGTGCTCGTCGACGCCACCCTTGGCGCGGGCGGGCACGCGCAACGATTCCTGACCGACCTGCCGGGTCTGAAGTTGATCGGCCTCGACCGCGATCCCAGCGCGCTGGACATCGCCGGCGAGCGGCTGGCGCCGTTCGCCGACCGAATCACCCTGGTGCACACGCGGTATGACGGCATCGCCGAGGCGCTGGCCGAAGCCGGTTATGCCGCAAACGAATCGATCGACGGGGTGTTGTTCGATCTGGGCGTCTCCTCGATGCAACTCGACCGCGCCGAGCGGGGTTTCGCCTACGCCCAGGACGCGCCGCTGGACATGCGGATGGATCCGTCGTCGCCGCTGACCGCGGCCGAGATCGTCAACACCTACGACGAGGCCGAGCTGGCGAACATCTTGCACCGCTACGGCGAGGAGCGGTTCGCGCGCCGGATCGCCACCCATATCGTGCGTCGGCGGGCCCGCACCCCGTTCACAACGACCGCCGAGCTGGTCGAGTTGCTGTATGAGGCCATTCCGGCCGCGACCCGGCGCACCGGCGGACATCCGGCCAAGCGCACCTTCCAGGCGCTGCGGATCGCGGTCAACGACGAGCTGGACACGCTGCGCCGGGCCATTC
This window of the Mycobacterium sp. 050128 genome carries:
- the mraZ gene encoding division/cell wall cluster transcriptional repressor MraZ, which gives rise to MFLGTYTPKLDDKGRLTLPAKFRDALAGGLMVTKSQDHSLAVYPRAEFEQLARRASKTSRSNPEARAFLRNLAAGTDEQHPDAQGRITLSSDHRRYANLSKDCVVIGAVDYLEIWDAQAWQDYQQTHEENFSAASDEALGDII
- the rsmH gene encoding 16S rRNA (cytosine(1402)-N(4))-methyltransferase RsmH, coding for MKHSATSSEAHARASWPLPEPTLAYFPNAWFVTSDRDLGAGARLCKAVPPSDEFLQTRGGVALADKDFGHVPVLLERCVELLTPALTRQHSDGSGAVLVDATLGAGGHAQRFLTDLPGLKLIGLDRDPSALDIAGERLAPFADRITLVHTRYDGIAEALAEAGYAANESIDGVLFDLGVSSMQLDRAERGFAYAQDAPLDMRMDPSSPLTAAEIVNTYDEAELANILHRYGEERFARRIATHIVRRRARTPFTTTAELVELLYEAIPAATRRTGGHPAKRTFQALRIAVNDELDTLRRAIPAALDALTVAGRIVVMAYQSLEDRIVKREFADAVASRTPLDLPFELPGRGPRFQSLTRGAERAGADEIERNPRSTAVRLRALQRLESEGQPQQRVSKKGDS